TGCTCTGACTGGAGATAAACTCTGACTGCAGCATTTCCCAGTGTGAAGGGCTGAAGTCCCAGCACTTCCAGTCAGTCTGAGCAGCAGGAGTGCAAGATTTTGGTGTGCTCAGCTGGCCCCTGGGGGCAAGATGGGCAAAGCCTGGTGGTGCTCTTCAGAAACACCTGCACCTTGTGCTGTGCCTACACCAGTGAAAACATCTCAGTGCAGCTCTATAGACACCAAGAAGGGGATGCAAGTGCATCACCTTCCCACCTGCTCATACAAGTCACCAACAAGCTTGTTTCAAAGGGTGCTGTGGTGAAATGGTGGAGCTCCTTCACCCATGCCCACTGCTCACACGTGGCAAACACCAGCAACAGAGTTGTCACTTAGCAGCATCTTACCTATTCCATGTTTCCTGAACTCCTTCACCACTCCAAGACTTAGGATGTAAGCAACTTGAGTGTCCACAGGAAAATTGGAAGCTAGGATGTCTCCATCCTGAGTAGAGATACGACAAGATATTTAGTAGGATACCAGGGGAGGCACAGGGGGAAGCAAGAGTCCTGTAGAGGAACATGTGAAAGCAAGGACAGAGCAGGAAACTTCTCCACTGAATAGTCCTAGCTGAAGCTTCTGGAAAGGATGGGGGGagttaaaaaaatccaagcatGGAGCCTGAGGGGTTACTCCTACTTTCATGTCACCTTCCCAGGCATGAACACAAATCATGATGTTTCGtggaatcatacaattgttttggttgggcaagacctttaagatcattgagtccaaccatcctctaactgtaccaagcctggtgctaaaccatgcctctctgtggcttttaaacacctccaaggatggggattcaaccacctccctaggcagcctgttccagtggttgagaaccctttcagtgaggaagtttcttctaatgttcaacctaacccatttcctctcattcttgTTATTaggaagaagaaaccaacccctacctggctccagccttctttcaggaagttgtagagagccagaaggtctcccctgagcctccttttctccaggctaaacacccccagttccttcagccactcagCTTCCTTACTATATACATTATTTGTGGGGTTAGGCAGAGAATGTATTTGCATTCTTTACCAGAAAGGATTCAAAGTGTCAATTCTGAAGCAACTCAGCAGTGTCTAGATCAATCCAGCAACAGTTGTTACTGCCTGTGTGCTCCAGCTGAGTTTGGTGTCCCTTGGAGATCTCTGTACTGCTGCAGAGGACAAGGAGCATGTTCTCCTTGTCAGGATGTGCTCCAGGCTCAGGTGCCTGGAGCAGTGTCTGAACAAGCCCCTGGCTTTCAGCTTGGCTGGAACAGGAGCCTTTTGTTAGAGCTGCTGAAGGTGCATTTTCTGACTTGGACTAGCTCTGAGGTGAAGCCAGACAGCTGGAGTGAAGAGAGCCACAGCTCTGGGTTCCTACCAATGTTCAGGTTATTGCTGATGGCCTTCTCCAAGTTCTGCACTCACTGCACTGCCCCTGCCTTTCTTCATCCCCTTGCCTATATTGTTTTCCCTACACTGACCCAACTCTCTTTTCCCATACTCTCTCCAGTGACCATCTCTTCCTCACCTCTCTGGTGCACTGTGTTGCCTCTCCTGGCCTCCAAGCTCTGCTATCCCTGCAGCTTGAGCTGTCTGCAGCCTGGTTACCTCTGCTCTGTGTTCCAGACAGTGACCCTGTAAACAAAGGAGTTTCTGCAGGAAGTCACAGTAGTGACAGGCCCAGCACAGCTAAGGAAGTTCAAACCTTCCCTAAGAGATGAAGGAGGTGGTTCTCCCACAGCTTCACATACCTCagtcaccagccacagccaggcagACAAAACCAGCCAGGCAGCAGGTGAATGTCCTGCTATGATGTCACTTTTGGATTTCACCTGCATGATTTGATCTCTTCCCATCAGTGCATGGCTGCCTAGCTCCAGCAGGAAGAGACTCTGTAGtagcaggctgctcagcagcccTTGTGTTCAGACATCCTACCACCCAcgctccagcagctgcaaatCAGCATCTTCTTGCTTTCTTAacattaactcagcactgctcttACAAGTATCTGGATGAAGGAGGGAAGAACACCCAGAGCAAGTCCCATCACAGCTAACCATGGCAGGAGGTGGCCTGTCTCCTGCTGAAGCACAGGTCAGTAGCATTACCTCTTTATGCACCTTTGTTCTGCTCTTGATCTCTGCCACTATCATGCCCACGATGGAGCCTCTGTAGGTGGCTGCGAGGGAAAAGAACTTCTTGTTGGAAGTGATATCTCGGTACCATGAGTCAGGGTacctggggagggagaagaagaagcagggaTGTTCAgtaggatagaatcatagaaccagtcagggttggaagggaccacaaggatcagccagttccaaccccctgccatgggcagggacacctcacactagatcaggctgcccagagcctcatccagcctggccttaaacacctccagggatggggcctcaaccacctccctggacaacccattccaggctctcaccactctcatggggaagaacttcttcctcacatccagtctgaatctccccacttccagctttgttccattccccctagtcctatcactacctgatatcctaaaaagtccctccccagctttcttgtaggtccccttcagatattggaaggccacaataaggtcacctcggagccttctcttctccagactgaacagccccaactctttcagtctctcctcataggagaggtgctccagccctctgctcatcctggtggcccttctctggacaagttccagcatgtccatatccctcttgtaataggggctccagagagaacccacaggagcaggcagtgccacagccaaCATTGTGCTGAGGTGCTGCTCAACTGGAAATGGGCAGCAATGCCTTTAAATGCCAGTCACTGGAACCACAGCCCAATGCATCATAGCCAAGACCAAGGGAGGGAAGCTGGAAGGGCCATCTTGCCAAAGACATACAGCCAAGGAGCTCAGCCACAGCTCAATTTAAAGCTTTCTGTGCTATTAATTTAGCTTATTCTATGAAATCTAGATTAAGAAGTCAATCACCTTTCCTGCCTTAACTGTTGTGTGGCAGCAGTGAACACCAGACAGCTGCTGCACCCCATTTGGTAGCAGGGTTCCTCTCAACTGCATCCAAGCAGCAATGCAGGCTGCCCGTGTAAcagcctcctgccttgctgagacAGCCACACTTCCCTTTCACATTCATTGCCCAAAGCTCTCACTTCCATCTTCagcaagttatttttaaatacaagaTCCATCTGCCCTCATCTAAGAGGATCTCATTAATTTGATACGTGTGTGGAAAAAATACTGCTTGTTTGTACCCCAAAATCACATCCCCAGcctccagctctcctccctcttctgcAGCTATGAAAGGGAAATGAGGGTACTCTGATTTACTTCCACATGAGACTTCAGCACACCTTGTGTTCAAAAGAAACCTGCAAATTCTAAATACTATGACTGCTTTTGCTGGTTTATTACGTTTTATACAATATTAATTATAATCCACTAAAATCCTCTATAAACCTTCACAACAAagctaaacagaaaaaaaaaaaagaaccttcAAGGCTACAGCTGTAGCTTCCCTGGCTGTTCTAAGGCAGAAAGCTCTGTCTTTCCCTCAGGAAAGCTCCTTAGTCCGGTGCAGACAcaaaggggggtctggggaactGATGTGGGACAGATAGAGGTCAGCcactcaatatccttcttggagtgaggagccaaAATTGAACCTAGTATTCAGGGTGTGGCCttatcagtgctgagtacagggacaggatCACTTCCctgtcacactattgctgatccaagccaggatgctgttggccttcttggccacctgggcacatgctggctcatttCCAGCCAGGTCTTTCTCCCcgccaggtctttctctgctgggcagtttccagccactctacccCAAGCCTGAAGCATCCATGGGGTTGTcgtgatccaagtgcaggatttggcacttggccttgtggaaTCTCATCCCAGTGGCTTTatcccattgatccagcctggccaggttcCTCTGCTGAGCCTTTTGatcctccagcagatcagcattccctcccagcttagtgtTATCTGCAAACCCACCGAGGGTGcattcatccagatcattgataaagacattcaAGAGCAGCAGTTACATACTCTATTGGGAACCAGTCACCACAGAGCTGTTTCACCCTGTCTATGTCATCGTGGCAGAGAAGACGCAGGTGTACGTCTGTCAGTGCAGTCGGGGGCACCTCCTCTGTCATTCACACCTGTGAGAGAAGAATTGGGAACACATTAGGGATGATGAGGCACAGATCCTGACTCTCAGCTTCAATCAGCCACCtgcacaaaggcagcagcaggttctCAGCATCTCTTATCAATAAAGTCCTTCCTGGCAGAATGAGTTTTGAAGAAGGATGAAAATAACCCATGGCCCTGCTGACCACGTGCAGGATGCTTACCCTCAGCCTCTTTGAACAAGGTACCAGaaggaaagaagcaagcaaTAACTGAAGTGGTTGTAAAAGCATTTGCAGCACAGAGGCATGAATGAGGAACAGGCTTTGGGCAGGACAAAGCCCCTGTGAGACTGAACACAGAGAGCAAACAAGGCAGGCAGAGACAGcgcagctgcaggactctgctctcttTCAGGGGATACCTCCAGTTCTCTGTCCACAGATTTGTCTCTCTCACCCCAGCACTCCTGGTCCCAGGTAAAACAACCAGAGCaggatgcaaagaaaaaaagggtgGTTACCTCTcattaaaaaagtaatttggttttgggtttacTTTCTTTCCCCTGTTTTAAGGGGCCAAAACCTTGGCTTGGAAATGCTGAGCGACAAGGgcgagctgcaggcagcagcacttgtGTGCACctcctgctggcagggctgctcaCCTCTCCACTGCTCTGGCTTTGAAGCTcaagcaggagaaggaacagaTTTAAACACACTGCCCCCGGGGCCAGATGTGCCATCTGAGCAGTTTCAATGCAGGAATCACATCACCTCCCTAACGCACTGACTGGCAAAGACACATGAAAGGAGCAGGCACAGCCAGGATCCCAGTTTGCCATATGAGAGCATACAACCCTGTGTGACTGCTCTCCTTCCACTGCACCCCAAAGGGAAAAGCAGGCTAAGCCATAAAATCCACTTCCCACCCCGAAATTTCTCTTTTGAAGTCCACAAGCTAGCTTCTTTCTGCAGTTCcttgacaggctgagagctggagttgttcagcctggagaagagaaggcttcagggagaccttagagcagccttccagtacctgaagggggctgctggagagctggggagggagtttttagaaggacatggagtgacaggatgaggggtaatggcttcaagctgctagaagctggatttagattagacattaagaaaaaattcttcctcatgagggtgatgaggcactggaacacattgcccagagaagttgtggaggtttcaagcctggaagtattcaaagccaggctggatggggccttgaggaacctggtctaagaggaggtgtccctgcctgtggcaggggccccagaactagatgatcttttagggtcccttctaacccaaaccattctatggttctgtgatgaaCTGGTAGAGAGTGGCTTCCAGTTAGCACCACATGGTGAtggtctgtgctggtttggggccagacagatcctctcttgccccgaaagggacaaaagaacgagactcacacaaacggattggagagtgatggaaagtttaaatggaaaagcaattggtgaagctacagaagactacaaagcatagtggcaaagagtatcccaaagcgtacagaacccctcacagaattcccaaagcttcccaatccttcccttctccccacgtgagggtaaacccaaacccccatggctctttcttccccctcccactgctaggcaagtctcaggctgtccaggtctcagactgccctccccccccccgcccattctcctcctggcattaggcctagacaggcctaagaggccttgaggatactcccccggcattacccgataagagaggacatctcccgtgggagcagagagggaagaaagaggaagagaatgactttgcagatggctttatagggcataggatttatgggtagaaatatgtcgttccctgtgtccacccctctgggtgggcacccaggacaccagaggtgtatctcatgcagcagtggcagggggcatccagcctaaactgccacatgatCAAAGAGCAGAGTCCCCAGGTGCTGAGGTCCTTGGAACTCAACATCAGTGCTGAAAGAGAAGGAATCAGCACTGCTGACAGGAACAGTGTGAGCTCTCACCCCACTGTCCTCCCAGACAGCAGCATAAAGCCTCTAGGCTCGTCAGCCTGGATCTcccagggaggaaggaggagctcTTCCACTGGTTTGTGTGTGACTTGGAACACATCAAGCAGCCCATAGATCAACAGCAGAAGGGATACAATAAAGGTCTAGAGGAAATTTTGGCAGCCCTTCTCCCACACAGGTAGAAAGAATGGCAAAGTGCTTTAGCAGAGCAGAGGTCCAAGGATGTTCTCCAACAGCTCTTGAAAAAGATGAAATGGGATGGGGTTTTGTCAAGCAGGGGATCCTTCCCAGACACAGCCTCCCTCCCAGTGACTGGTCCTACTCATTTTCCTGAGAAGGGCATCCAAGGGGACCCATACATTGATCTGGATTGCTTATTCTTCTCCAAAGAGGTCGCTAAAGAGAACCACAGCTATTTCAGTCTCTTCCAGCACAGGGGCTACACATCTACCAAGCAGCCCACAGCTTCCACAATTGGTTCAGATGCTGGTTTCAAAACAACTTAAGCACCTAGACAACCCACAAAACCAGCACTCCTTGCTgcttttaaaactaattttacACTCCCAGAACTGGCTCAAGCCCTCTGAGGCTAGACTTTGAATGGAAGCAGCGAGCACGCTCCCCACCACCAGCCCTGGTGACCTTTTATCATGCCTCAGCTTTACCCCTTAGGACCTTGAAGGAACAttcccttgctgcagctgctcctctcctgcttgCTGATGCACAGCAGTGGGGACCCCAGTCCCACTCACCCACTCCTCCCACCCTTGCTAGCCCCTTTGCTGAGCCATTTCAGAGCAGTGACCCACCACTGGATCATGAGATGAGGGCAAAATCGTTCCCAGACCAGAGTCAAAAGCTTGGATAGCCTAAGATCAGCTTCAGGGAGGTGAAAGGAAGGAGGAGCAAGCAGACACATTAaaagccagagctgctctgcttgtggCAAAGCTCCAGGCCCTGCTGCATCACTTCATTAGGGGGCATTAGGCAGCACTcaggtttgcagcagcagtgctctttCTCATACATATTATTCTTCTGGAGAAGTTTTGATGCTCCTGCGAGGCAACAGCCTTTCTCTGCCAGTCCTCTGGGCATTAATACATCAAGGGGAAACGAAACAACCATGACAGAGTCATGTTTTTGCTaatgagaagaaaagacaagGGCCTAGGAGCAGACttagccagcagctgctgcaggagaggcagagccagcagaggaCACATTCTTGTGAGGATTAGTTCATGTTTATTTAACACTATACTCTCAAAGAGCTAGGCAAGCATTATGCATTATCCTGCAGCTGAGGTCAGCCTTTAAAAAGTAATCCACGATTGTTTTGTCCAAGAGGGTAATGCCCCTCCCCTCACATCCCGACAGCCGTTTCCCAGCACGGGTTGTGTTTTGCAGGGACTCGCTCCACCCACGCTGCATTACGGGACCCAATCCGAACGCTCCTGCACGGCTACAGAACGTTCAGGACACCCTTCTGGCACTGTCTTCTGCCCCAAGCTTTtagaagagcagccctgtgcaccTTCCTCCCTGGTCAGGTGTAGCTGCTGCAGGAACTGCAGAAGGTGGCTGCTATGACCAAGAGAAACCCCAGGCAAAAATCAGTTCTTGTCATTCCCAGGTGAGAGCCCCTGGCTCTTCAGATACCTGGGTGACCACCCAAGATCTGGGTTCTCTGCACAGCCTATGACATGCTGCAACGAGCAGGGCCAGAGTCCTAACAGAAGTCCCAGGTAGCACAATGATGAGATGATCACTTTTAGAGTCAGCTTGGGTTTAAAGGACACAATAAATGCCTggaagaataaagaaataatcagttttgggcccctcactccaagaaggacattgaggtgctggagcaggctcagAGAGATagtgaagttggtgaagggtctagagcacaagttttgtgaggagcagctgagggaacaggggtggttcagcctggagaaaaagacactgaggggaaaccttctggctctctacaactccctgaaaagaggctggaacCAGGTGCAGGTTGGTTacttctcccaaggaaaaagTGATAAGGCAAGAGGAAGTGGTCTCAAGTTGTATcaagggaggcttaggttggatattaggaaaaatttctttacagaaagagtggttaagcctggaatgggctgcccaggaaaagtggtggaatcatcaccctggaggtatttaaaagacatataGATATGGTACTGAAGGACACAGTTAAGCAGtggccttggcagtgctgggttaatggctggacttgatcttaaaggtcttttccagcctaaacaattctatgattacatgATTTCACAATTGTGTGTAAAAGGCAGAGGAGCCTttagcacccagcagcagcccaaacaATGGCTGGGCCTCCAAGAATGAACAGCATTCAGTCAGCTCACTGAGCCCAGTACAGGTACTGACATATTTCTaccaccagcactcccacacCCTACTGTGCAAAAGCAGCTCTTGCTTTGACTTCAGGGTACCTACCAAATGCAAGGACAGTTTCTCTACTGGATCTAGATGTTTCAGAGCCAAAAAACCTGAACTTGGGCTTTTCTCAAGAACAggaagttttctttccttcttagaGCTCTTGtattggagaaagaaaaaaaacaacaagaaaaaagagagatacAATCTACATAATAACCTATTTCTAGAGAAACTGAGACCACCACACAGAATCAGAACTCTTAACCCAACAGGATGTTCAACTGCAAGATAAAGCCTGATGCTTGCTAGAATTTGGCAAGCAGCTGCTTAAATGCATTTGAAACTCCTTTGGGTGTTTCCATACCTAGAAAAGCTTGGCCAAGTGGTTCAGCAAGTTAAGATTCCCCTTGTTTAGCACTGTCAGACACATCTGGACAATGTTTCTGCCTTGTGCATCCTGTGAAAATAAGCTGGATTTCAGCACTGGACCATCACAAGATGCTGGgtttatggatttttttcctttggacttTCATTTCCATCCAGCTCATGAAAACCTTGAATAAAAAAAACGTATCATCTAGCAACAGATAGGACTGAGTTTCCTGGCAGAGTTAATCTAAAGCTAAGTGAGTATTAACTAGAACTATATACATGTATCACTTCCAGTAAGGGGTGCGTGGGCTTCA
This DNA window, taken from Indicator indicator isolate 239-I01 chromosome 22, UM_Iind_1.1, whole genome shotgun sequence, encodes the following:
- the NAA60 gene encoding N-alpha-acetyltransferase 60 isoform X2: MTEEVPPTALTDVHLRLLCHDDIDRVKQLCGDWFPIEYPDSWYRDITSNKKFFSLAATYRGSIVGMIVAEIKSRTKVHKESPTDYLQHIGSTLASLSPCSIPQRIYRQAQSLLCSLLPWSGISAKSGIEYSRTM